actcccttcgttccaaaataCTTGTCATGATTTTAGGTCAAATTTGTACTAAAATCACGACAAGTATtttggaacggatggagtatgAGTTATTAGCTGGTAGTAACATACTCCCTCAGATCCATAATAAGTCTCGCAGCTTTGAATGAAGCTTGGACTAATCTTAGTTTAAAACTGCAGAACTTATTTTGGATCTGAGGGAGTATTATATTATATGCGGTGGGAGTAAAATTTCCAGTCAGATGTCAGCCCATCTAACAATTACGTATGAAACAAGAACATTGGCTTCTCGATGATGTTTAGGAACAAATGGCCGACCCGACATGGTACCATAGGGGGGGTAACAAAAGACATGACTTCCCTACGTGTCCATTGGGAGCGCTTGCACACGTTGTTGGCCTAGTGGGGCTGGTTCCCCCAGCGGCCATCCCCTCATCCTCTCCCAATACACTATTGCCCTTTTTTGGCACATATAACCATATTGGTACATAAATTAAATCATATTGCACAATTTTAGACATGTAAAATATTTCCATAATAATTGAAACATAGAAATAAAATAGTTGATATAACAAGTAAAATAAATTGAAAATCTGAGAAGTTCAACTAGACAAATGGTGAACTAGATCATTTTGTAGTTGGCCATGACCAACTTTATCGCGGATTTCTGCAAGCATGGAAAATAAATCAGCAAACGCGGCTGACACCCGGTGATCAACATCCGCAAGAGGCCCTGCATCTCATAAGGATGATCAGTACTCATTGGAGCTGCGTGCTCACTATCGATGATCGTTTTGTGCATGATGCCACAAGCATTCTTGACCTCCCACAAGAGATCCCTCGACCAAGTAAGAGCATGGTACCAGACAATAGAGAAATGAACTTGTAACACACCAAATGCaagctcgacatccttcctgccaCAAAGCAACCAAGATTCTTCCTAACCTAAAGGACTGGAGATTGTCTTCACAAATGTCAATCATTTTGGAAAGATTCCATTGGCCCAGTCTGTCATCATAGGATTTAATATTTGCGCGCAAGATGTCTTTAGAGGACAAAAATTAAATGAGTAAATAAAATTAGAACGATGcactacaacaagttgtgcccggctccggtgagggaggggcgatgacagcAGCACGCCTTCAGCTcacttcagtgcttgtagtcgtcgctaggtggtctacggatctggatgtaaattttattatttctagtgttgttgtattgttggttgaagatgaatagattgaaagttttctgcaacaaaaataaaaatagaacgATGCAGATATATGCATTCTATCATATTTAAGGACTATAATATTGATGCATTTAATTTAATGATCTTCAAAAATATAAGGTAAGTGTGATTATTTTATTATATATATAGGAAAAATAGATTCGACAATCTAGTGGTAGCTACCTCCATCCTGGCAGCCATCCCATCTCTTCCCAAGTGTGGCCTTTGGAAGAGATGCCTTCTCCGCCAATGTGGACGTAACACCACCATCATCACCGTACCAGCCCCTCTCTTAGTCTCTCACAAACTGTTTTCCTTGTCATGCACAGATCAGTCACGCACGAACAAACCATGCACTCGGCCGCTCGGACGCCGCCACCGCAGAGGCGCCACCTGGATGGGAGCTCATCATGATGAAGGTTTGGATCGATCTATGTTGTTATTATATATATAAGTACATACTAGTTCTTTGATCTCACACTACGTGTGCTAATTTAGTTTTTGATATACCTAATTTGTTGATTTTAGCCCGAGATTTTGTGGGCGCCCAGATTCTTCATCCTGCTCGACGATGCCGCCAACCAATCTTCCACGGTGGAAAGTGCCGACCGGATTTCCCTAGGCGACCTGACCTACATCAATAGCACTTCCCTTTGTTAATTTTTAAAATCAAGGCATGAACGCCAACCTGTTCCTCTGAATGTGGACAAGATTGCCAATGAATGAAGACGTGTGGATCTAGAGATCGAAATCTAGCTGTTGTGGAACAGTCAGATCAGATCTAGTGGAGTATGTAATCGGCAGTATGGTGGCAGCCGCCGACACTTTCCTCGGAGAACTTCTAGATGAGGACGAAGGAAAAGTAGTAACTGCACCCAACTTCGATGCACCCATACAGTAAACAGTAAATTTAAACAAAAtagaaaaaatcaaaaaaatctgaaattggTGGATGTGAGTATGAACAAATGTTTTAGAAGCTTACAAAGTTCGGTCATCAAAAAACATCAAATGATCTCCATACAAAACGAAATACAAATGATGCTCTGCGCCCACGTTACTGTTTACATGTTTTCAGCACAAATTTTGTTCATTTAGTACAGATTTCCTCGGATGTTATTTCGccatcaaatttggcaaacacCTAAAACATTTTTTCATAATCACGTCCACaaagtttcagattttttttaaatgttccgCTAAGTTTTTGATCGTGGGTGCATCGGGCGTGCAATGTGTGTGGGTGCACAAAAAACCACTCTCCGAGGACAAATATACTTCCGCGTCGGCTCAAGTTGTATTGACACACATTGATGCATGTTGTTTCCTGTGATGCATGAATGGCTGATATAATGGATGCATCATGTATGTATCATGATCTTGTATTACCGAACACACCAGCTCGAAATATAAACAAAACTCTGTTAGCAATGATATTCTCCATACTCTATTCAGTATAACCTGTTATCATATATTACATCTTTATACATTCTTTCAAAAAAGATTATATTCTACATAGTTTAAACCAAAAATAAAGCAATCCATACTCTCCCACGTCATCATATATTACATCTACCACTGCATGTTTTTTGAATGAAGTATATAATTGTTCCTGTTTTCTGTAAGCATATACTGACATACACCATACTTCGATAAACCATACTACATACTACCTTGCCTATTATACTCCATACTATTCCTCAAAAAAATATTATACTCCATACTTCCTTCTGTCATACTCTTTTCTTCTATTAACACACTATTTTCTTTCACTCTACATACTACATCTTTTTTTGCGAGGAACATACTATATACTACATGTGCATCCATCGTCAGGTGCTGGAGAAATTAGATGGAAATCACCCACATATACGAATATATAATTAACTAGAGTCTTATTTAATTCCATTGGCATACTCCTTCTCTTGATAGGGAAAGTAGTGGCTATACCCATGGTGGATGCACCCACGCTGCACCCCCTTGTCTCCACCGTCCATGCATATGTCCATTTCTTGGGTGTGGGCCATGTGAGTATTGTTGGCAGTGATTAACGGAGGAGTTTTGGGACATGCGCTTTGTGACAGAATGGTGCCAGTGGCTTGCACCAATCTCACATGTgatcaattttaatagggaaggaaCAGTGTCTGTTGCATGGCTACGTGTTTGCTCTATCACAAGTCTTCTGCAACAGTGAGAGAGAAAAAGTGGGCCAGCTAATAGAAAAGTGTGGGGCCGCTAGGAGAATAGTGAAGAGAGAGGTAGCATGTGAGAGTTTGAAGAAATCTCATTGAGAAGATTTCTTTGAGAGAGAGAGTGCCTACGTAGAAGACTCAAAgagagatttttttctggaatttgaagagagagagagagagagagaacatgTGAGAGAGAGCTTGCGCATGTGAGTGTGAATTTCATTGCATGGCTTGCATCTGACACACTGAAAAAAATAGCGGAACATTTTTATCCTTTGCCCGTAGACACATCTAGCTAGGTATCCAGCATGCAGAAAAAGCTAAACCTTATCCATGCAATCAGAGGCAGAGGCGGTGCATGCGGCCAGGAAAATAGTAGGTTCTCTAAGTAGCTCTACGGAATCAATTAGAGTCCGAATGTTAATGGATTTTTCGGGCAATCTGAGATGACACTTGGCAGGCAGAGAGTTAAGAGGAAACTACCCCTGCTTGTAGCAAAACAATTATGCatatatatagtatatgaacGTCGAAAATTGCCTttggagctcggcctccatgGAGGCCTCCAAATTCAGATTTCAAATTTCATCAAAATTCGTATTTTTACatttcataaaaatctgaaaaaaatacAGATATACGTGAAGGGATGACACACATGTGTGTAAATTTTCAGGGCAAAATACATTGAAATGAGGGCTATAAAAAAGGGGTTTTTTAACATATGATACTATTCATCCTCCTAGGCCATGAATTCGTCTTTTTGTACAGGTCGCATTTCAACTTATTTCATCCTTAACTTCTACACATATACATTTGACATCATTATTTACTTGCACACTTTTTTCAGATTTATTTGAAACCAAAAGGTTtaaattttgatttttttttaaaaaggcCTCAACGGAGGCCGAGAGCCAAACATCCGTTCTCGTATGAACATATACTATATCTAAGATTTAGAAAATACCTTCAAATTCGTCTGTACAAACTATTATATTAAAAAATTGTACACACTACCCAAATAATGGGATATAGTACCAAAATATTTtaatatactacatactacatgTACATACTCTCGGTTTGAACAGATACTGCATATAACATACAAAACTCACGTGAGGTTAACTATCATGCTTGCATGAAAAGGTAAAACATTAATTCGTTCGAAAAAACATGTGAGACTTGAAGTGGACTGCCCAATCTATATACCGTTCCCTAGGTTTCGTAATGTAGTGCATTTTTTTTAGTCAAACCTCACAAAATCTTATCAAATTGTAAAAAAAATATTTACGTCTAGAATGTCAAAcatatatcattagattcatcgCAAGATATAGTTTCGTATTTTATATATTTGGTATTGTAATATAAATAGTTTTCTCTATAAACTTAGTCAAAGTTTGTAAAGTTTGACTTTTTAAAAATCTATACGCATTAGGTCATGAAACGGGGGGAGTAGTATCTCTGTCTGTCTAtcaattcaaaaaaataaaacaggTGGGACTTGAGTCTTATATAATTTGGGAAAGAGGAAGTACAGTACATAGTAGGAGTATATATATAAGCAGCAAGGTGTCTTGAAGAGCGCACGGTCTATCAAGGTCGAGAAAACATGGAGGTGAAGAAGCCTCACGCGGTGATCGTGCCGTTGCCGACGCAGGGGCACGTCACGCCCATGCTGAAGCTGGCCAAGCTTCTTCACTGCAAGGGCTTCCACATCACCTTCGTCAACACCGAGTACAACCACCGGCGCCTGGTCCGCTCCCGCGGCCCCGCAGCGGTGGAGGGCCTCCCGGACTTCCGCTTCGCCACCATCCCCGACGGCCTGCCACCCTCGGACGCGGATGCCACGCAGGACATACCCTCCGTGTGCTACTCCACGATGACCACCTGCCTTCCTCCCTTGAAGAGGCTGCTCGGGGAGCTCAACAGGGGTGGGCCGCCGGTGACGTGCGTGGTGGCGGACAACGTGATGAGCTTCAGCGTGgacgcggcggcggagatcggggtgccgtgcgtgctcttcTGGACCGCCAGCGCCTGCGGCTACATGGGCTACCGCAACTTCCGGTTCCTCATGAAAGAGGGCATCGCTCCCCTCAAAGGTACGTAGAGCGCACCTCTCCTGCACTCGTGGAGCAGTATATACGTACGTAGTAACTACTGATATATGCTAGTcgtggtggtcgtggtcgtggagCAGATGAAGCGCAGCTGAGCAACGGGTACCTGGACACGCCGGTGGCGCAGGCTCCAGGGATGAGCCGGCACATGCGCCTCCGGGACTTCCCCTCCTTCATCTGCACCACCGACCGCGACGACGTCATGCTCAACTTCCTGCTGCACCACTCGGAGCAGGCGGGCCGCGCGGCCGCCGTCATCGTCAACACCCTGGACGAGCTGGAGCAGCCGGCGCTGGACGCCATGCGCGCCATGCTCCCGCGGGTCTACACCATTGGCCCGCTCAACCTCCTCGCGGACAAGGGCGAAGCCGGCCCGCTCGCCGGGATACGCGCCAGCCTCTGGAGGGAGGACCGCTCCTGCCTCGAGTGGCTCGACGGCAGGGAGCCCCGGTCGGTGGTGTACGTCAACTTCGGGAGCATCACCACCATGTCCGGCGAGGAGCTGGTGGAGTTCGCGTGGGGCCTGGCCAACTGCGGCCACCCCTTCCTGTGGATCGTGAGGAATGACCTGCTGGCCAAGGGCGCCGCCGTGCGGCTGCCGCCCGAGTTCCTGGAGGCCACCAAGGGGAGGTGCCTCCTGGCGAGCTGGTGCGAGCAGGAGGCGGTGTTGCGGCACCAGGCCGTCGGCGTCTTCCTCACCCACAGCGGGTGGAACTCAGCCCTGGTGTCCATCAGCGCCGGGGTGCCCATGCTCTGCTGGCCCTTCTTCGCCGAGCAGCAGACCAACGCCCGCTACGCGTGTGTCGAGTGGGGCGTCGGGATGGAGATCGGCGACGACGTGCGCCGGGACGAGGTGGAGGCCAGGATAAGGGAGGTGATGGGAGGCGAGGGAGCTGCTGGGAGGGAGATGAagcgcagggcggccgagtgggaGGAGATGTGTGTCCGTGCAACCGCGCAGCCGGGTGGCAGGTCCGTGGCCAACCTTGAGAGCCTCATCAAGGATGTGTTGCTCGCCGCATGGGCAACAAACTAAAACACTTTGATTCACGAGTAGTATCCAAGTGTTTGTTCCGCTTTGTCTTCAGAATAAATAACCATGTTTGAATTTTAGTTGATCCAGAATTAATGCGCTTTCCAATGTCTGTCATCCATATTTTTAATTAATATAAAATTTCCAGTTTAATCTATTTTTGGACCATATATATAGCTTGCTTCTGCATGCATGAATGAATGTACTACGTATCGTACGTACGTAAAGCAATACTCTGACCTCCATAATCGCCTCTAGGCAGCTCCCCTCTAACCGGTCCTACGCCTTTGGCTTGGAATTTCCCAGCTTTTCCAGCTCTGCTGCCGAAAAGAGAAAAGAGATTGGTCTTAATGTCGGCGTTGGTTTTTCGAACGACAAACAAGAACATTCCTTCACGATCTTCCATGACAAAATGCTAGTTGCCTTGTAACACATACGCTGAAGCGTCTGTCCCATCGACATTACAAAGACAGAAAGACAAAAAGACAGAAAGAGCAACCCAACATTCTCTTATAACCAAACATCACAAAGACAGAAAGGAGTATCCCGAACGTAAGGCCAATGGCTAGCATACTTTGCTCAACACTCACTATATTCAGCTAAAGATGGATGCATATTATATTATACTATATTATATTATATCTTGCCTTGTTAGAGCGAAACTTTGAACCCAACAAAAGCAAGTGCCCCAAGGACTGCAATGGTCACCTCCTGGCAGTTGCGGAGCTAGCGAATTTCCAAAGCCTGGGCACGTCATAAGCTAAAGTTTGCTTTGGTCTAATAAACACCACGAGTATCATATTTGGATAAATTAACCTCATGTGTAATATATACACTACAGTTTCACATATCATAGAAGTAAATAAACACATCAGACACAATAATACCAAATAAGTCCCTAAGACCTTGCGATGTTTATACGAGAAAAGTCCAATCTCCAATGTTTAGGTTCATGTTCATGTTCATTCTGTGGATGCAGGCTTTGCCGTGATTCCACTTGTGAATTCTTCTAGTTAACCAAAAAAACTGCTCAATTCTATAGAATTTAAACAATTATAATTCGAATCTGGTACTACAATCTATGTTGAACTGCACAATCTGTCATAAATTATATATAACAACTCACCAGAGCAGGAGTGTAATTCTCGCGGGGGAGTCGTTGCTTTGGCCCACGCGCATGTGCTCTCGATCACGACTGtcagcggccggagtcgaggtCCCGCCGCTCGCAATATGGGCCTGTTTGGATAGTGACCTCGGACCGTGCCTGGAAAGTATTAAATACTACAAGAGCATTAAATAGTCTGCTAAAGTACCTGCAACAACGGCTGGTAAGTGCATGGTTTGACGCCAGGCAGCTTTCCTTCGACCCAGGCTACCAATTTCGGACGCTAAGCAAGATGCCTGGGTAAACAGCCAGGCTAATCTATGTGATGGGGTAAACACACCTGGCCTATCGTCGGCTCTCCGCACTCGGTCGGCGGCCAATACACCTTCGAGATCGAGGGGTGGCGAGGCAGTGTGCGTGCCGCCGAGCATCAGCTCCATTCCATTTGGCGAATCGCATGTCGCCCATCGCTATGTCTCCCGTTCAGCCAGTTGAGGCTTCTGACTCGCTGATGCGCGCGAGCATATGGGCCGGCCCCGGTTCGTGTGTACTACATTGCCTAGTTTTCTTTCACATTTTATTTCGTTTTTTTATtccatttttttattttgtttacacTTTCAAGTAGTGTATATATACTTTACATAATATTTAGAAAAATGTTAATTATGCATTTGAAACAATGTTCAACaattatttaaaaaatgttgaactaGTATTTGAAAAATGCTGAACAAGTATTagaaaaaaatgttgaacaaaatttgataaaatgttgatcatgtatatgaaaatgttgaacaagtgtttgaaaaatattcaataagtatttgaaaaatgttaaacaagtaTTTCAAAAACTTTTAATCATGTATGCAAGAATGTAGaatgaaaaataaaaagaaacaaagaaaaaccaGAAAAATGTAAActgaaaaggaaaaaataaaaatggagaagaaaaaagaaaagaaaaaaatggataataaaaaaagaaatgaagaaagaaaatgtaaaaatgaatgaaaaagaatgtaagaaaaaggaaaagaaacgaaataaaacaaaaaaatgaaaaagatCCTGAAGAAAACCGCTCGAGTAGCATCAAGTACGACGCGCCCCTAGTTCAACTTTGGCAGGGCGGTTAGCGCAGCGCGCGATCTCCTCGAGACAAGGGTTCGACTTCTCCTTTCTCGCATTTCTTTTTATTACGACTATGCGCGCGTGAATGGGCCGGCCTAATACAACAGGAGGGGGGAAAGCTTCAGCGGGAGCTGCCACTTGGATTGCTTAATGCGATAAATAGTCGTCGTGTCACAAGTCCCTCGTCTAACAAGATGGCTTATCGAGTCTGAATTGTGTTTCACAAGCTGGCTTTTGTTATGGCTGCTGCGAGCATAGCCCATAGCCCATGCTGTGGATCGCTTAATGCGATAAACAGTCGCCATGTTGCAGGGACCTCCTATTCAGCGCTGCAAGCGCCAGTTGTCGCTGCTCGTGCTCGCATGCGACGTGCAGCGGGCCGGCCCAGCAACCTGATGGAAGTGCACAACGCAAGGGAAAAAGGTCACATTAATTCGGTAGTAGTGGCGGTCGAACTTCTAAACACAATATGAAAATATAAATGCCACGCACGATTAAACCACTCGACCAAGAACAGTTTGTTGACTGAAGAAGGAAATAGCTCTATTTGACCTCTGTCACTATAAACATTAAACATATAGTACTATTATATATCTGCGATAAATTATTGAATACGAAAATATAAATTTGAAAAGGCATTCATAAAAACCACAGATTGATAGGAATCAAAATTTTGAGAAGGTTTGTACTAATTGAAAAAGTTCACAAAAATGAAAACAGTTTatcgaatttgaaaaatgttcaccgaatttgaaaaaggttcactgaatttgaaaaaagttcaccgattctgaaaaaatttcatccatgtaaaaaaaagttcatccatATGAATAAAAAAGTTCTTCGAATCTAAATGTTTTTCATCAAATTGAAAAAAAGTGCATCTAATTTGGAAAAAGTTCGTCTaaattaaaaaaagttcatcgattttacAGAAAAATTTAATCCATTTGACAAAAGTTCATCAATTTCGTAAAAAGTTCATGGTTTTgacaaaaagttcaaaaaaaagaattttttttaaaaataagttaatcgattttgaaaaaagttcataaatttttaaaaaaagttcacgaGTTTCGAAAAAATTAGTTCATGGATTTTGAAAAGAAGTTCATCTATTTGAAGAAACAATTATGAATTTGGAAAAAGAAAAGGAcagagaaaaaggaaaaagaggaATGAAGAAAAGGTCGAAACGTGTATGTTATCACACCTAGTGCGGTCGTCTGGTTGGTTAGAGGTCGATCACTCATAACCGCAATGTGGGGCTCGAATCCTAGCTCACTCAGAATTTTTGCAATTTTCTTTAGAATTtatagaaaacagaagaaaaatgAATATGGGCCGGCCCGCGAGTAGCTGCTGCAGGCGCCGGTTAGCAAACACAGTAGAAACAGCGTCTGCAGCGCTAAATAGGAATTGCCGCGTCGCAAGTCCCTCGTCTAACAAGATGGCTTCCTCAATCGATCGATTCTGAATTGTGTGTCACGAGCTGGCTTTTCTTATGGCGTTGCGAGCATAGCCCATAGCCCATGTTACGAAACATGTGGATGGGCCTATGGCTCTGGTGGTAGCAAGAAAAGCCCAGTAGGCAAGGAAATGCTCAAACTGGCCCAGATAGTGCAGTCCGTTTGTTTCCAATGTTATTTCGCGATCTTCCAACGTATTTCTAACATGGTTAAAGATTCTGGCGGCTTGGATGGCTCGCTGGCGTTCAACTAAACGGCGTGCGACGGGCGTGAAAGTATTAAACACATGTTATTCCAGTGCCCAAAGGCGAAACAAGTCTAGACAGAATTGGGACTTGAGGAGGTTATTTCACGAGCATGTGAGATAGACCATTCAAGAGAAGTTGTGCTTGAACATCTATTGAACCTACCTGCAAATGAAACAGTTGTATTGGGAAAGGAAAGATCGGATCTTATTGTGTCAATTGCATCATGGTATCTATGGTGGGAACGTAGAAAGCTTGTCCATAAAGAGCAGACAACCCGGCCTTCTGAAATTGTTGCATCGGTTCGGGGCCTTGTAGCAAACTTCTTGGCTGCCATTGCCGAAGGTGAAAATCCAGAACAATCTGTGGGTGCAACCGCATGCTGGGACAGTGAAACTCAATATTGATGCGGCATTTGACTCCGACACTTTACAAGGTACAGTTGGTGCAATACTGCGGGATATCTTTGGGAATTTTTTGGCAGCAGGAAATAATGTCGTTGGTGAATGTATGGATGTTTTCATGGCTGAAGACCTTGCGCTTCGGTTCGGCCTTAACTTGGCGCAAAGCTATGGATGTTCAAGACTGGTGATAATGTCTGATAATAGTGATGTGATCCAAGCAATGCAAGATGGTGGCCTTTTTGCTGGACCGGCTGCAGCAGTTATAGATGATTGTTATCATATGTCGCGTGATCTAGTTCAAGCCTGGTTCGAGCATTGTCATCGCGAAAGCAAACTCGGTTGCTCATGAGCTAGCAAGATTCGCTAGGTTCTCTCCCCCTAGTACTTGGTTTGATGAGGCCCCTAGTGCCTTAGCCCCTTTTATTGTAAAAGATACATTGTTATTTACCACTGATTAAATAAAGGGGCTTGGAGAGTTAAAAAAACGGCGCCGTCGAGCCCGGGCACGTGCCCACGGTGCCGGTACGGTAAAATCGCCCCTGTCTCCAGGTCGCAAACGTCTCGGTGTCTTTGAAAAAAAGTGTCAGGAAGCCATCCGGGCCGGTGCTTTTTTTGGAACATCTGAACAAGGGCTTTTCTTACCGCTCTCCCCAAACGGAGCAAGAAGTGAACCAGCATCAACCGCGTCAACTTTGTAGGAACAACATCCAAGACAAGTTCCATGTTCACCACATGCTCTTACCAATACATGTTTTGATAGAAACTCGATGCAAGCCAACCAATCTCTTGTTCATTTTCGGTCATTGTGCCATGAGGGCGTagaaattttgtttttttttgttatTATTCCTTTTGTTGCTCCCACATAAATGAAAAAACTTGGTATTTTTTCCTCCCTCCCGCAATAATTGTATGCGCAATCTTTGCCTCCACATAATATCCTCACAGTTGTACAACTCCACCAGCCCATCGATCCACTGTCTTTGCTTCTCCATGTGAGGGCTCAACGCGCATTGGATTGGCTCCCATACGTTCAAGATCACCCTTGAGCTGCGCTATCTCCCTTCGGGCATGGCCAAATGTGACTCTCCACCAACTACTGTGCGACCCCGAGAGTGAAGCCAATAGCAAGGTTGTTGCTTCCCCAATGTGTTGCCAAGCACCATATAACATGGTGGAAAACAGATAGTGTAACTCCATCATCGGTTCGGTCCTGTAGAGCTTCTTTCCTACTATCGGCTGATGCACCTCAATTTGGGCAATCATAGATCGAGTATGTGACTGACCAATGCGTACGGAAGAACATTAACTCGTGCTTTGCGTCTATATCTTAGAAAAACACGGCGTGGAAGATatggagatggtgttggtgataATATAGAACCAGCCATGTTACTTCAATTTCCCCGCCTTCAGAGATTACCACCGAATCAATGCGATTTTGCCTTGGATCAGACTCTTGCCCGTGGATCTTCCGGTACTTTGGAATATAATCGTCGATCTTTTCCTTGGCTTGGCTGCTGGAATATTCCTAGCTCAGCTCCTTTCCCACATGGCCATGTAAGTAAGCATCAAACTCAGTGATCTGCAGACCATCATTTTCTTTCTCCTACAGTAGGAAATATTAAGATTCATAAAGATAGCTCAACACGGAGATGAACATGATGATTCTATTACATACCAAAGGTAACCAGTCAGGCTG
This genomic window from Aegilops tauschii subsp. strangulata cultivar AL8/78 chromosome 4, Aet v6.0, whole genome shotgun sequence contains:
- the LOC109787605 gene encoding 7-deoxyloganetin glucosyltransferase-like, whose translation is MEVKKPHAVIVPLPTQGHVTPMLKLAKLLHCKGFHITFVNTEYNHRRLVRSRGPAAVEGLPDFRFATIPDGLPPSDADATQDIPSVCYSTMTTCLPPLKRLLGELNRGGPPVTCVVADNVMSFSVDAAAEIGVPCVLFWTASACGYMGYRNFRFLMKEGIAPLKDEAQLSNGYLDTPVAQAPGMSRHMRLRDFPSFICTTDRDDVMLNFLLHHSEQAGRAAAVIVNTLDELEQPALDAMRAMLPRVYTIGPLNLLADKGEAGPLAGIRASLWREDRSCLEWLDGREPRSVVYVNFGSITTMSGEELVEFAWGLANCGHPFLWIVRNDLLAKGAAVRLPPEFLEATKGRCLLASWCEQEAVLRHQAVGVFLTHSGWNSALVSISAGVPMLCWPFFAEQQTNARYACVEWGVGMEIGDDVRRDEVEARIREVMGGEGAAGREMKRRAAEWEEMCVRATAQPGGRSVANLESLIKDVLLAAWATN